One Thalassophryne amazonica chromosome 10, fThaAma1.1, whole genome shotgun sequence genomic region harbors:
- the fam183a gene encoding protein FAM183A yields MIYMNMAEKDDIVHQNKIHEERVRKERRFQKLHTEFNISPHRKLHVLPDKPMSKKVPELMLENSDYLDKFHEAQKEPKEKYTHPQTESQEIGWVSAPLIQMNLEDRRFKFHRQSSDITKQNN; encoded by the exons ATGATATATATGAACATGGCAGAAAAAGACGATATCGTCCATCAGAACAAGATTCACGAAGAAAGGGTGCGAAAGGAGAGAAGGTTCCAGAAACTGCACACGGAGTTCAACATCAGTCCGCACCGAAAAT TGCATGTTCTGCCAGATAAGCCGATGTCGAAGAAAGTGCCTGAATTGATGTTGGAGAATT CCGATTACCTCGATAAGTTCCACGAAGCTCAGAAGGAACCCAAAGAGAAATACACACATCCACAGACTGAGAGTCAGGAGATTGGATGGGTGTCAGCACCACTG ATCCAGATGAACCTCGAGGACAGGAGATTCAAATTCCACAGACAGAGCTCagacataacaaaacaaaacaattga
- the ebna1bp2 gene encoding probable rRNA-processing protein EBP2, translated as MEPLNEESQLDLESEEDDVELSDNELQAAFAKGLLKPGMNVVLDKPKTFVNNRVGLKQCLTEFRKDLPWVERLDLTNRPVEDVLSKAEGKASDVTNRDVNADDDFQREMFFYRQAQAAVLEALPLLNHLDIPTKRPEDYFAEMTKSDQHMQKIRKKLIAKQAILERSEKAKKLREQRKFGKKVQMEVIQKRQKEKKAMMSAVKKYQKGMTDKLDFLEGDKKTAASSSQASKKSAANKKGPSAKRKYKNQKFGFGGKKSGRKWNTKESYDDVSSFRSKVAHGKAAKGGKKGKGRKQNKRPGKSVRNKMRARS; from the exons ATGGAGCCACTAAATGAAGAATCACAGCTCGACTTGGAGTCAGAGGAGGACGACGTTGAGTTATCAGACAATGAG CTTCAAGCAGCTTTTGCAAAAGGGTTGCTGAAACCAGGGATGAATGTTGTGTTGGATAAACCCAAAACCTTTGTCAATAACAGG GTGGGTCTCAAACAGTGCCTCACTGAGTTCCGTAAAGACCTACCATGGGTGGAGAGACTAGACCTGACCAATCGGCCTGTTGAGGATGTTCTTTCAAAGGCTGAAGGGAAAGCATCAGATGTGACAAATAGAGATGTCAATGCAGACGACGACTTCCAGAGGGAGATGTTTTT CTACCGCCAAGCTCAGGCTGCAGTACTGGAGGCGCTGCCCCTCCTGAATCACCTTGATATCCCTACAAAGAGGCCTGAGGACTACTTTGCAGAGATGACCAAGTCAGACCAGCACATGCAGAAG ATCAGGAAAAAGTTGATTGCTAAGCAGGCCATCCTGGAGAGGTCGGAGAAGGCCAAGAAATTGCGTGAGCAGAGGAAGTTTGGCAAAAAG GTGCAAATGGAAGTGATTCAGAAGAGACAGAAGGAGAAGAAGGCGATGATGTCTGCTGTCAAGAAATACCAGAAAG GAATGACAGATAAATTGGATTTCTTGGAAGGAGACAAAAAAACGGCTGCCAGCTCTTCTCAGGCCTCCAAGAAATCAGCAGCAAACAAGAAGGG GCCCAGCGCCAAGAGGAAATACAAGAATCAGAAGTTTGGTTTTGGTGGCAAGAAGAGTGGGAGGAAGTGGAACACCAAGGAGAGCTACGACGACGTCTCCAGCTTCCGTTCCAAGGTAGCTCATGGGAAAGCTGCCAAAGGAGGGAAGAAGGGCAAAGGAAGGAAGCAAAAC AAACGCCCGGGGAAGTCTGTACGGAACAAGATGAGAGCTCGTTCCTAG